In one Rhopalosiphum padi isolate XX-2018 chromosome 3, ASM2088224v1, whole genome shotgun sequence genomic region, the following are encoded:
- the LOC132925431 gene encoding uncharacterized protein LOC132925431, with protein MGRKITNPVSGLFFKYNHQKDESSCTVEGCPKILDQAKEEIKNNKVVQNVKRSSDDSTVQLSSKKRGPLDGMITVLKKSYHVKLDKVTLLQACTEMVTVNGRPLTIFNDSGLLVE; from the exons atggGCAGAAAAATAACCAATCCGGTTAGTGGGTTGTTTTTTAAGTACAATCATCAGAAAGATGAGTCCTCATGTACCGTTGAAGGATGTC CGAAAATATTGGACCAAGCCAaggaagaaattaaaaataataaagttgttCAAAATGTAAAGCGTTCATCAGATGACTCAACTGTTCAACTTTCATCCAag AAACGAGGTCCATTAGATGGTATGATTACAGTTCTTAAGAAAAGCTATCATGTAAAATTGGATAAAGTTACATTGCTGCAAGCATGTACAGAAATGGTAACCGTAAATGGCCGTCCTTTAACTATATTCAATGATTCAGGCTTATTagtggaataa
- the LOC132925432 gene encoding piggyBac transposable element-derived protein 3-like, whose protein sequence is MMIFQTKKKDAFWKVRPFIESVRSGCLRLVRDVELCIDEQMIPFTGNVKMKQFVRGKPNSTGLKNFVLANKNGLVLDFCIYQGKGTTFETNSEYLLTIGESAVVHLSQTVPPGSCLYFDRFFTTKKLMDILKQKKIFCTGTVMKNNIPKTIDILSDKILMKKPRGTSVQYVREDKKVCLVKWFDNKPIHLLSTENGSTPYSKCKRWDNKNKKRIEVPIPQIIKNYNDYMGGVDLCDRMISFYRMKTRTNKWTIRAIFHLIDLAVVNSWILYKQDQIRKEVPVKKIHQLLDFKIQLSSELLEYDENSIDYQKYSGRHNSLPSKEKRHKG, encoded by the coding sequence ATGATGATAtttcaaacgaaaaaaaaagatgCATTTTGGAAAGTTCGTCCGTTCATAGAGAGTGTTAGAAGTGGTTGTTTAAGATTAGTACGAGATGTAGAATTATGTATTGACGAACAAATGATTCCTTTCACTGGTAATGTTAAAATGAAACAGTTTGTTCGCGGAAAACCGAACTCAACTGgacttaaaaattttgttttagcaAATAAAAACGGATTAGTGTTGGATTTTTGTATTTACCAAGGAAAAGGAACGACATTTGAAACAAACAGTGAATACCTTCTTACTATTGGAGAATCTGCTGTCGTTCATTTATCCCAAACTGTTCCACCGGgatcatgtttatattttgatagattttttacaactaaaaaaCTTATGGACATTTTGaaacaaaagaaaattttttgtaCGGGAACAGTTATGAAAAACAACATACCTAAAACTATTGATATATTATCGGATAAAATTCTAATGAAAAAACCTCGAGGTACTTCTGTACAATATGTCCGAGAAGACAAAAAAGTATGTTTAGTTAAATGGTTTGATAATAAACCCATTCATTTACTTTCTACTGAAAATGGCAGTACTCCATATAGTAAATGCAAACGTtgggataataaaaataaaaaaagaattgaaGTTCCCATtcctcaaattattaaaaactataatgatTATATGGGTGGTGTCGATCTTTGCGATCGTATGATATCATTTTATCGTATGAAAACAAGAACTAACAAATGGACCATACGagcaatttttcatttaattgatTTAGCTGTTGTTAACAGCTGGATACTGTACAAACAAGACCAAATAAGAAAGGAAGTTccagttaaaaaaatacatcaactattagattttaaaattcaactaTCAAGTGAACTATTGGAGTATGATGAAAATAGTAttgattatcaaaaatattctgGAAGGCATAATTCATTACCGTCAAAAGAGAAAAGACATAAaggttaa